From the genome of Mycobacterium kansasii ATCC 12478:
GAAGACGGTGACATTGTGCAGGAGACCTACACGACCCTGGCGGGTCGTGCCGGCGAGGACGGGGAAGTGGGATTTTCAGATGGCGCTGCGTGAGTTCAGTTCGGTCAAGGTCGGAGACCAGCTTCCGGAGCGGACCTATCCGCTGACCCGCCAGGATCTGGTGAACTACGCCGGCGTGTCGGGTGACTTGAACCCGATTCACTGGGACGACGACATCGCCAAGGTCGTCGGGCTGGACACCGCAATCGCCCACGGCATGCTGACGATGGGCATCGGCGGTGGTTACGTCACGTCGTGGGTCGGGGATCCGGGTGCGATCACCGAGTACAACGTGCGGTTCACCGCCGTGGTACCGGTGCCCAACGACGGCAAGGGTGCTGAGCTCGTGTTCAGCGGCCGGGTGAAGTCGGTGGATCCCGACAGCAAGTCGGTCACGATCGCGCTCACTGCCACCACCGGCGGCAAGAAGATCTTCGGTCGGGCCGTCGCGTCGGCGAAGCTGGCTTAGGAACCCGCATAGGCCATGGCGCTCAAGACCGACATTCGCGGGATGATCTGGCGGTATCCCGACTACTTCATCGTGGGCCGCGAGCAACTCCGCCAGTTTGCGCAGGCCATCAAGTGCGACCACCCGGCCTATTTCGAAGAGGACGCGGCCGCCGAACTGGGCTACGACGCGATCGTGGCTCCGATGACCTTCGTGACAATCCTGGCCAAGCTGGTCCAGCTGGATTTCTTCCGCAATGTTGACATCGGCATGGAGACCATGCAAATCGTCCAGGTCGACCAGCGGTTCGTGTTCTACAAACCGGTGCTCGCCGGGGATAAGCTGTGGGCCCGCATGGACATCCACTCCGTGGACGAGCGTTTCGGCGCCGACATCGTCGTCACGAAGAACACCTGCCACAACGACAACGGCGAGCTGGTGCTGGAGGCCTACACCACGCTGATGGGCCAGCAGGGCGACGGCTCCGCCAAACTCAAATGGGATAAGGAATCAGGGCAGGTCGTCAGGACCGGGTAATTAGTATCTGGCACCGGCGCCCGGCTAGACTCTAGTACACTCGGACCCCGGGGTTTTCCCAACATTAGCGCATTTTTCCGTGAGTCGGTCGAGCGAAGCCGGCGACGGGAGCGAGACGGACGAGTTGTCTCACTTCGGTTCGTGACCACCGACCGGATGCGCGCGTGTCATGTAAGCCCCGGCACGAGTAGGTTGGCCTGCCAACCGCGAAGGGGCGTAGCTCAACTGGCAGAGCAGCGGTCTCCAAAACCGCAGGTTGCAGGTTCAAGTCCTGTCGCCCCTGCTGAAGGCAAAGACATGCCATGCTGGACACTGGGAGGACACCCAGTCTTAGCGGGACGGCTGGCGCGATAGTTAGCGAACAAAGGAGCACGCGGTGAGC
Proteins encoded in this window:
- the hadB gene encoding (3R)-hydroxyacyl-ACP dehydratase subunit HadB; translation: MALREFSSVKVGDQLPERTYPLTRQDLVNYAGVSGDLNPIHWDDDIAKVVGLDTAIAHGMLTMGIGGGYVTSWVGDPGAITEYNVRFTAVVPVPNDGKGAELVFSGRVKSVDPDSKSVTIALTATTGGKKIFGRAVASAKLA
- the hadC gene encoding (3R)-hydroxyacyl-ACP dehydratase subunit HadC, translating into MALKTDIRGMIWRYPDYFIVGREQLRQFAQAIKCDHPAYFEEDAAAELGYDAIVAPMTFVTILAKLVQLDFFRNVDIGMETMQIVQVDQRFVFYKPVLAGDKLWARMDIHSVDERFGADIVVTKNTCHNDNGELVLEAYTTLMGQQGDGSAKLKWDKESGQVVRTG